A genome region from Apus apus isolate bApuApu2 chromosome 2, bApuApu2.pri.cur, whole genome shotgun sequence includes the following:
- the KLHL7 gene encoding kelch-like protein 7 codes for MAAPGAEKSSKKKTEKKLAAREEAKLLASFMGVMNTMRKQKTLCDVILMVQERKIPAHRVVLASASHFFNLMFTTNMLESKSFEVELKDAEPDIIEQLVEFAYTARISVNSNNVQSLLDAANQYQIEPVKKMCVDFLKEQVDASNCLGISVLAECLDCPELKATADDFIHQHFTEVYKTDEFLQLDVKRVTHLLNQDTLTVRAEDQVYDAAVRWLKYDEPNRQPYMVDILAKVRFPLISKNFLSKTVQAEPLIQDNPECLKMVISGMRYHLLSPEDREELVEGTRPRRKKHDYRIALFGGSQPQSCRYFNPKDYSWTDIRCPFEKRRDAACVFWDNVVYILGGSQLFPIKRMDCYNVVKDSWYSKLGPPTPRDSLAACAAEGKIYTSGGSEVGNSALYLFECYDTRTESWHTKPSMLTQRCSHGMVEANGLIYVCGGSLGNNVSGRVLNSCEVYDPATETWTELCPMIEARKNHGLVFVKDKIFAVGGQNGLGGLDNVEYYDIKMNEWKMVSPMPWKGVTVKCAAVGSIVYVLAGFQGVGRLGHILEYNTETDKWIANSKVRAFPVTSCLICVVDTCGANEETLET; via the exons AAAACTCTGTGTGATGTCATTCTTATGGTTCAAGAAAGAAAGATCCCAGCTCACCGTGTTGTGCTTGCATCTGCCAgtcatttttttaacttgatgTTTACTA CAAATATGCTTGAATCAAAATCCTTTGAAGTGGAGCTAAAAGATGCAGAACCTGACATTATTGAACAGCTTGTGGAGTTTGCTTATACGGCAAG aatcTCAGTGAACAGCAATAATGTCCAGTCGTTACTAGATGCAGCAAACCAGTATCAAATTGaacctgtgaaaaaaatgtgtgtggattttttaaaggaacaagTTGATGCTTCCAATTGTCTTG GTATAAGTGTGTTAGCAGAATGCCTAGACTGTCCAGAACTGAAAGCCACTGCAGATGACTTTATTCATCAGCATTTCACTGAAGTTTACAAGACAGATGAGTTTCTCCAGCTTGATGTTAAGCGCGTGACACATCTTTTGAACCAAGACACGTTGACAGTGCGGGCAGAAGACCAG GTTTATGATGCAGCAGTCAGATGGCTGAAGTATGATGAGCCAAATCGCCAGCCGTACATGGTTGATATTCTTGCTAAAGTCAGATTTCCTCTTATATCAAAGAACTTCTTAAGTAAAACAGTTCAGGCTGAACCGCTTATTCAGGATAACCCAGAATGCCTTAAAATGGTGATCA GTGGAATGCGATACCATCTGCTTTCCCCAGAAGACAGAGAAGAGTTAGTGGAAGGTACAAGGCcgagaagaaaaaaacatgattaTCGCATTGCTTTGTTTGGAGGCTCACAGCCCCAGTCCTGCAGATACTTTAATCCAAAG GATTACAGCTGGACAGACATCCGATGTCCCTTTGAAAAGCGCAGGGATGCAGCTTGTGTCTTCTGGGACAACGTAGTTTATATTTTGGGTGGTTCCCAGCTCTTCCCTATAAAGCGAATGGACTGCTACAATGTGGTGAAGGATAGCTGGTATTCCAAGCTAGGACCTCCAACACCTCGAGATAGccttgcagcctgtgctgctgagggcaaAATTTATACATCTGGTGGTTCAGAAGTGG gaaattcagCCCTGTATTTATTTGAATGCTACGACACAAGAACAGAAAGCTGGCACACCAAGCCCAGCATGCTGACTCAGCGATGCAGCCATGGAATGGTAGAAGCAAATGGTCTCATTTACGTTTGTGGAGGAAGCTTAGGAAACAATGTTTCTGGAAGGGTCCTAAATTCCTGTGAAGTTTATGATCCGGCCACCGAAAC gtGGACTGAGCTCTGTCCAATGATTGAAGCCAGGAAGAATCATGGGCTGGTGTTTGTAAAGgacaaaatatttgctgtggGTGGACAAAATGGCTTAG GTGGCCTTGATAATGTAGAATATTACGATATCAAGATGAATGAATGGAAGATGGTGTCTCCAATGCCATGGAAAGGTGTAACAGTGAagtgtgctgctgtgggatCTATAGTCTATGTCCTGGCTGGTTTTCAGGGTGTTGGTCGATTAGGGCACATTCTTGAATATAATACTGAAACAGACAAGTGGATAGCCAACTCCAAAGTCCGTGCTTTCCCAGTGACAAGTTGTTTAATTTGTGTTGTAGACACTTGTGGGGCAAATGAAGAAACTTTAGAGACCTGA
- the NUP42 gene encoding nucleoporin NUP42 — translation MAICQFFLQGRCRFGERCWNEHPRGGGRCGSSAPHHAGASRGGGGGWSTTNQRYTNVIQPSTFKSNTWGGSRDQGRGFFGSSDFGSSGGSSRNADFSQNRFSALMNSQNIADGNKDEDERLLESVVKDMEIWESSGQWPFSSYSPMKEKPNVSGFADFSPEELHLEYYNCRANNDIQNYIDSVQKLAKQWKKRLFQLKTSNASKAALLSELKNTVTQPLPTFGFGEQQTPSFGVPSSPVNSSSSASSFSFKTSSSFVNASSGNTPAFGSSSAGCNTPAFGMTSSPTLSHSVGFGSPVAPSAASFSFKTSETTSGFGASGFSGFGSSAVNSSSTASFTAFGAFNAAASPSHSSTGQTASAFGLSITSASSAVTNNTVSEKLFTPKSELSAEELKQFEAKKFTVGKIPLKPPPLELLNVFDF, via the exons ATGGCCATCTGTCAGTTCTTCCTGCAGGGCCGCTGCCGCTTCGGAGAGCGGTGCTGGAACGAGCACccccgcggcggcgggcgctgcGGCTCCTCCGCGCCCCACCACGCAG GTgcaagcagaggaggaggaggaggatggagtACCACTAATCAGAGATACACTAATGTTATCCAGCCATCTACCTTTAAGTCTAATACATGGGGTGGCAGCAGAGATCAGGGAAGAGGATTTTTTGGCTCCTCTGATTTTGGATCgtcaggtggcagcagcagaaatgcagacTTTTCACAGAACAGATTCTCTGCGTTAATGAACAGTCAAAATATTGCTGATGGCAATAAAGATGAAGATGAGAGACTTCT tGAATCTGTAGTGAAAGACATGGAAATTTGGGAATCTTCGGGGCAATGGCCATTTTCATCTTATTCACCTATGAAGGAAAAGCCAAATGTCTCAG GTTTTGCAGATTTCTCTCCAGAAGAGTTGCATCTGGAGTATTATAACTGCCGAGCAAACAATGACATTCAAAACTAT ATAGATTCTGTACAAAAGTTagcaaaacagtggaaaaaacggctgtttcagctgaaaactTCAAATGCATCAAAAGCAGCTCTG ctgtctGAGTTGAAGAACACAGTCACTCAACCATTGCCTACCTTTGGATTTGGAGAACAGCAAACACCAAGCTTTGGGGTGCCAA GCTCTCctgtgaacagcagcagcagcgctagcagtttctcttttaaaacaagCTCCAGCTTTGTCAATGCATCATCTGGCAACACCCCTGCTTTTGGGAGCTCTTCTGCAGGTTGTAATACTCCTGCATTTGGTATGACGTCCTCTCCTACTCTCTCCCATTCTGTTGGTTTTGGCAGCCCAGTGGCTCCATCTGCAGCCTCCTTCTCATTTAAAACTTCTGAAACAACTAGTGGTTTTGGAGCTTCTGGCTTTTCGGGGTTTGGCAGTTCTGCTGTGAACTCTTCAAGCACCGCTTCATTTACAGCCTTTGGAGCTTTTaatgctgcagcttctccctcACATTCAAGCACTGGACAGACTGCCAGTGCCTTTGGACTTAGTATCACATCAGCATCTTCTGCGGTCACAAACAATACTGTATCAGAAAAGTTATTTACACCAAAGAGTGAATTATCAGCTGAAGAGTTGAAACAATTTGAAGCAAAAAAGTTTACAGTGGGAAAGATTCCTCTTAAGCCACCACCATTAgaacttttaaatgtttttgacTTTTGA